The genomic window TCAATACGGGGTCTTCAAGGACTCTGGGGGAATCCTGATCGTACCTGTCAGACATGAAGACAACACATTCAACATTTCTATAATTTTCTGATCCAGGACCAGGATATAATGACATATAGTAAGCCACTATACGTATACGTACCAGCCCTCCGCCCTGCTGGTCCCCAATACTCCATATGCCACCAGCACAATGTCATGGGATTTGCAGAACTCCAGTAATTTGCTCTGATTCAGATATATGTGACATTCTACCTGTATAGGGACGAATACACGGGAGACAATCAGTATGTCCGTCtgcttacattatatatacacaaatattttattttcacatgatctgctgccctctggtttttatgtgtgtttgtcagatgtttttatcacatacagaaatataattgcaatcatattatgagtaacaaaagcttatactgacagttagactgagttaatgcagcaagccattatttgcagtgttgacccttcttcaggacctctgcaattctctggaccaaatcctgactgatagccgtccattcttgcacaatcaatgcttgcattttgttagaatttgttggtttttgtttgtccacccgtctcttgatgattgaccacaagttctcaatgggattaggatctggggagtttccaggccatggacccaaaatctctatgttttgttccctgagccatttagttatcacctttgctttatggcaaggtgctccatcatgctggaaaaggcattgttgatcgccaaactgctcttggacggttgggagaagttgctcttggaggacattctggtcccattctttattcatggctgtgtttttaggcaagactgtgagagagacgattcccttggctgagaagcaaccccacacatgaaaggtttcaggatgctttacaggtGGCATGAGActagactggtggtagcgctcacctcgtcttctcccaataagctgttttccagatgtcccaaacaatcggaaaggcgattcatcagagacaatgactttcccccagtcctcagcagtccactccctgaacctttcccccagtcctcagcagtccactccctggacctttcccccagtcctcagcagtccactccctggacctttcccccagtcctcagcagtccactccctgtaccttttgcagaatatcagtctgtccctgatgttttttctggagagaagtggcttctttgctgccctccttgagaccaggccttgctccaagagtctccgcctcacagtgcacagtgcagatgccctcacacctgcctgctgccattcctgagcaagctttgcactgctggtagcccaatcccgcagctgaaacacttttatgagacggtcctggcgcttgctggtctttcttgggcgccctggagcctttttggtaacaatggaacctctctccttgaagttcttgatgatgcgatagattgttgactgaggtgcaatctttctagctgcgatactcttccctgttaggccatttttgtgcagtgcaatgatgactgcacatgtttctttatagATAACCATGGttcacagaagagaaacaatgatgccaagcaccagcctccttttaaagtgtccagtggtgtcattcttacttaatcatgacagattgatttcCAGCCccgtcctcatcaacacccacacctgtgttaatggagcaatcactgaaacgatgttagctggtccttttaaggcagggctgctatgatgttgaaatgtgttttgggggataaacttcattttctaggcaaatattgactttgtaagtaattgctgttatgctcatcactctttataacattctggagtatatgcaaattgccattttaaaaactgaagcagtagactttgtaaaaattaatatttgtatcattctcaaaacttttggccacgaCTGTACTGTCACCCACCAATCCTAGAACCAGAGAGAACTaagaaattattttattttaagagaAAATACATGGTAGATACCTGGTTGCATGCCGGTTTGTACTTCAGTCCCGGCATGTTCAGAATAAGCTCCAACTGGCGACGGTTGAAGTTGGAGACACCGATGGATCGGACCAGACCGGCATCTTTGCACACTTCCATAGCCTAGAAATTAAAAATAATTAGAGTAATACCTCGGTGTTCAAACACAAACCACttttccccttgaagttttgtACGGTACTCAGTATCTGAACAAACTCGGGGGAGATAATTGTAAGTTGATCTAGTGTtgagctgacagttattgaggtgtttggGCATCAAGGTTACAGGagtgggtattcccatctggctGCTGGCAGACGGCAGCCATAGAGGTTGACCCCGATCTActgcacagtgatgtcctcccTTTCCAGGCGGCCGGTGCactcagctgcataggagacacTCCAGATGCCTGGAGAGGGAGGACGCcactgtgcaggagctccgggGCTGCTCTCCTTTTCCTCCTGCACAAGACTGATGGACTGCCGGTAGTATGAAGGGGATGCACTTGGGGGATGGTGTTTGTGTATTGTTGGTGACCCGAGCTCTGTGCACAGTGATCTCCTCCCTCCCCGGGTCGCCGGCACATCTTCTATGCAGCTGAGCTCGCTGGCAACCTGGAGAGGAAGGATATCATAGCGTAGGAGCTCCGGGTCACTAGAAATGCCCGGCGGGGAGCTCCTCTCTGGCTGTCACCAACTAGTTTACTTTACAGTAAGTAGGGGCGCATGTGTGGTGCTGCTCTGTTCAACCGGTCACTTACTAGGTTGTTATGGGTGACGTCACTTCGGctttgtacagctcagccagtgatggtactgtcgtgaagccagtgctaactcaggtgtgatggtatacctgcttttaactgtggctggctgtattgatccccaatggtcggtgacctgcaggggttgtgatgggtcccttgggctctggtcacagtggtccggagtggggagatgacccacccggactgtctgtactgccacccacagaaaggggaaagtaACCCAAGGAGTATGTAGCCGGTATGTGTAGATGCTAGTGCAATGATTACTGAGACcaagtagaataaataaaatggctttactaAACAGTTCTTCAGAATACCAGGTATCTTGGCAATAGATAACTTCTTGTTGGTACAGACCTGtgctcactgaatctgtgctagggtagtagtgtgctctgccgaaacttgagagagagatacctgagagaagaatacttgtgccagtgtttcactaaccaccttctgcccttcaGTGTCAGGGTATtagtcctactagggtgacacaagccccagactagaTTACCTGGGCAAAGCCAAGTGTCCGAGTGTCTCCCGGTTTCACTTGTGCTGCGatatagagtacgtagacctttgtacgtttgctttgctctatccgggtcagttcctctgccgTAGGAGACCGCCCTTCACTTTCTAGAGAGGTTCATGATgtggctggggtgatctctgtcTTGTCCTCCtgtaggggtttaacactgcatagtgtcggtAGTGATAGTCTTGGAAATAAAGTCTCTGTGTCCTCCTTGTACGTGTGTCTCTGACCTCTAACACAAATCAACTGGACCGTCCCCTAggaactgtgtgtgtatgtatagagagCAAAGATGGGTAGAAAAGAAAGAGTATCTCCTATTGGAcagcacagaccatgtggtacaaaaaTTCAGTAACCCTTTAGCAGCTACATCTGTGTAACACATAACACAGTTTACACATAGCACTGGCACCTTGTGGTGAAACTAAAGAatgcaccttcatcaccactgaagggATAACACCACACATGATGCATCACTTCTTACTGCTAGTCcagaggaggtaagtggtgaagctcttgcatcaccacttaactgTTTAAACTCTGAGCTCCTAAGTTTGTTTCATAGTGCTGTAGGCACATAATGGCGTACACACAGCAAGGGTCGTCTGGGGTATAGTAGTACAATGTATCACTAGGATAAGTCGGTGGCACCAAATGAGGTTTCCCATCAGTGGACACTACAGGTGAAGGGTGGTACTACATCCCAATGATATAACTTTTGCCTAGAACTATCATACTTTACCTTCCATGTATCTCGGATATCCGTATTATGAAAAATATCTTTCCCATTTTCATTCTTAGGAAAGGGATTATCTCCGGGCTGGAAGAGGAAAAGCAAGATTCAGTCATTGTTCACATTTACAGTATTAGAAAAGTTACTCCGCCTCATTGTGTCTTTTCTAGTCACAATCAGAGCGGCATTTAGACCATCACTTTTCTCTATAAGGCCACCAACTCTCTTCCTTCACCCTGCTGGTTCAGTTTCGGGGCTGCTTTGGTTGTGACTAGAGTATACAcataataataacagtaataataatgcAAACCAAAACCACGCTACACAATCTATGACCAGACAAACCTGAAAGTCCACAGGGCAGTGGATTATGAAGAGATCCATGTAATCCAGCTGCAGATCCTTCAGAGAGTGCTCCAGGGCTGGTCGGACCCTCTCAGGCGAGTGGTTATTATTCCAaagcttaaaaataaaaaaaataaaaaaatgttcctgCAAATGAGCATTGCCCCCTAGTGGTCAAGTTAATGACATAGTTAAAACAGGAAAGTTTGGATCTGAGTTTAAAagattgcgatttttttttttaccttcccaGTATAAAAAATGTCTTCTCTCTTCACCGTCCCATCAGCGATCTTTGAGTTTATACCTTTGCCGACCTCAACCTCATTCCCATACATAAAGGCGCCGTCCAAGTGGCGATATCCGACCTCGATGGCCACCTTAACACTCTCCTCTGCCTGTTCTTTGGTGTACTGTGCGGAAAAAGAATTTAAGcataaaatggggaaaaaaaataaattatatatatatatattcatctatCTGTTCCATCTTGTGCATGTGACAAGGGCCCCCAACCCTAGACACTAGTTTCCTAGGCAGATCAGAGGGGGCATCCTCCTCACTGGAGGACCCAATATGGACATGAATTACATTGTCGGGTCTTTGATTGTCGGGTCCATAGAGTGTACAGCAGAAATGGAGATCATCCATTTTGCGacacggccggtgttatacgtagtgtgaacgcagccttagaatgtaggtttagaatgttgacatagaatttacgcttagaatgttgacatacaatgtaggcttagggcccttttacacagaaagattatctgccagattatctgccaaagatttgaagccaaaaccaggaacagactataaacagagatcaggtcatacatgaaagcctgagatttctcccatTTTCAAATCcagccctggctttggcttcaaatctttggcagataatctttctgtgtaaaagggccctaagtatgTAGATTTAGAAtgttatgtcaacattctaagtcAGCATTCAAttccaacattctaagcctacattctatgtcaacattctaagcctacattctgacATAGAATGTTGCAATAGAATGTTGTTATGGAAGGTTGACAAAATATTCAAAACAGATAGAATGCTttcatagaatgtaggtttagaatgttgacacagaatttaggtttagaatgttgacagAATATATGTTTAGAATGTAGACATTAGCCTGATTACACTCCAAGGACCCCGATTGCTGGTCATGGTTCCCACTCTCTTATATAGACTACTGCCTCTGGCCCTCTTTTTTAGACCCGGTGCTCAGAACACCCAACTTGTGTCTGTGACCCTGTTTCCCTTTAGCAAAGCGTTCTTGCAGACTCGTGCCATGATTTGCACAACATTACTTGATTTACTGTATGGAAGAAGATTGGCCCACAGAGGGCacaggcccatctggcatttgccgaAACTGCCAGATGGACAGTCCGGCCCTGCATTGAGGACACAAAGGAATTGTAAAAACTTAACAAAATCATGAAGCAATAGTCTCATATTTGCAACAAGGAGATACCTGAGATGGAATGGTGAAGCTTTGCAGACATTTAGGAACCTACATGGTACAGAGGATCCCCAGACTGCTACGTGGAGAGAGACCTTACACACAACAAATATAGATTCCAGACTAGACCTCCCctgtgtatacagaccccagtctggatcctccctgtatacagaccccaacaGAGACCTCCTATAAGGATCTGAACTTGCTTGGTCACTCTGGACGCTttggctttggttgtccaggcacgatgggaattgtagttttgcaacaattgtccaggcacaatgggagttgtagttttacaaccatTGGAGGGCTGTTTTTTCGACATCTAGAAGGTGGGAGAACCCTTATCGGTCAACCAATCCCTCTTTAGTTGTGTTCAGAGGAGAGTGGGGACTAGTTCAGTGTAATGTAGTAGTCAGAAGCCCAAGGTCGCATGGGATATTAGCCCAAGGGTTTTTTACATTTATGTTCAACAAAGAGTGCCGGTGGTTGAGAGGAGAGGACCACATTTGTTTAGGCAGCAAGGATAAGTGCCTCACCTCATTCCAGGACCTGTGGGGCTACAAGAATCAGGAATATGTGCTGGAGACCAACCAGTCATCAGCCGGTGCCGGTGAGCTCAGGTTTAGTGTTTGCCAATTAGGGTCCcagttaggctgggtccacactacggttttgcaatctgtttttgcaaaaaaaaaaaaaaaacaggtgcatttgtgtgcattgttttttcccttgacttcaattattaaaaaaaaaaaaaaaggatcaaaatgcatcagttttttttaacgtacacaaaatcttagctgaccttacttttgtgtaccaTTTAAAAACGTATGAGTTTTGATCcactttttttcataatggaagtcaatagaaaaaaacggatcaaaatggatgcacacaaatgcatccgttttttttttcatccgttttgtgaacccagccttaagatttATGCtatgtcgttataaaaaaaaaatatatatatatatatatatattatatataatttgcaGAGCCATAGACAAAGAAAATTACAGAGCcaagtaaaaagttttgattggtccattataagtctatggagattGTTTTATACAGTAATATGGAAATTGCAGAGAGCCAGGGAGTGACGCTCtcagctgtgtgcttctccccCTATATCTGGAGATCATTGGggttctgaacacccagacccggctgatcaatattttttaaatgtctCTTTTATATCAGGGGTGTTACAAATTCTACATTACAATGTAGCCCATTCCTTATCTTTAAACCCCCCTGACCAGTCCCCTATGGATTCCTTTCCAGACTTCAGACCTCACATTCAGacatgaaaagtaaaaaaaaaacaaactagaaATCCAaagacaaaagtgcaaaaaaagttTGTGTCCCTCATAGAGTATGGGGGAGCAGGACTGTGCATGAGCACATTAGTAATTTTGTAGGGTATAGAAGTTCCTCCCATGTGTATAGACATACCAGCAGTTATATAGAGATGTGGCGGGGGAATGTACTACAACAAGATGGTCACTCACCGGCTCCGGGGCATAGGTGCCAAATCCAATCACTGGTATCTTATGCCCATCGTTCAGCACAAAATAGGAGTCTGGCTTGAGTGCCATAGTGCAATGTGTCCCAATCTCCTGtctgtctgctatatacagggtgtgtgCCGTATATACCCACTCCTCGCCCCTCCTCTCTGCAGCCAGTCCTAGGAGTGTGGGGCCCCATGGAATTATCTGAGCTCTGACTTTTGCACAGTCATTGTGTTGTGAACAGACGAATGTATAGAGCGCTGACCTACAGTCTGTACATGGTCAGATGCAAAACCTGTGACTTATCTGTTAGTTAGAAGCTGGGGGACAATGAATATGGAGGTCCTAGAGGACATCACACATCTCTGCTCCAGCCCTGAACATCTAAGCTCCTCTGTTAGGAATGCGACTTTGCGCTcagggcggccgaggaagcgctgagtttgtctgtgttttttctctgtctgaattgtgtctaaAATTTtccagccacacccgccttgcctgtcagacttctggcggtgcaggggttactgcactgctagatttgctcagctgagcttggtgctgggatcagggctgctccaaaccactgctggacccagtctcttATCCTGTGTAAATAGCAGCAGGCTCCTCTTTTCCCTGCTgactgtaaggccccgttcacacagcgTAATTCCGCGCgcgccctccctccctccctcccattcACTTAcaacagcacactgagcacggcgggattccgcagcggggAGGTTCACTGCGGAATTACGCCgcgtgaacggggccttagagtttactcgcctgctcagctccctatcCCTTCTCTCTGTTCTCTGTGTCTCTGACCACTATCGCCTACCTCGACTTTGCTTATTGCCGCCAGCCCTGACCTTTTGCATCGTACCTCGACTATCCACCTACttattgtttttgtactgcgccgtccgactgttgctgacctggtttggttgacttagggccgtattacactggccgatgggggcccgataacaacagtaaacgagcgccgatcttctagatcggcgctcgtttattgggcctactacacggcccgacaatcgtttagcgagggctgctggAAGCCCTAGCTTGaactgtatacattacttatccaggctccagggctgctcctgtggtccgcttctccccgggtcccgcacgctccagcttcagagcggcctgctgacacgccgctcagccaatcacaggccacggcggtcccggcctgtgattggctgagcggcctgtcagcaggccgctctgaagctggagcgtgcgggacccggggagaagcacagaggaagaggagccctgcaacctggataggtatgtattcctttttgcatatcgtcagcgtcaGCCACActccgctattacacgtagcggtgtgcggtcggcgcccaacgtatataggtcagaacctatatcaacgatcagccgatgacaacgatcatcggctgatcgtgtctttattacacggaccaataattggccggatagggccaatttggccgattatcgttccgtgtaatagtacccttattgtgtttgtttgttcgtttgtctGTCAATGTTCCACATATCAAGAGTAGGGAATGCCTTCGTAGTTGCCCttggccgttgaggcaagtaggcagggacagtgggcgggactaATCAGGGCTCCCTGTCCTTGATTGTGTATGCCATTTTGCCATTCCTGACATCCTCGTTCGAAGTTCTAAGTGTTCTAAGCTCCTTGAATGTTCTAAgttcctagggggagatttatcaaacatggtgtaaagtgaaactggctcagttgcccctagcaaccaatcagattccacctttcattttccaaagagtctgtgaggaatgaaaggtggaatctgattggttgctaggggcaactgagccagtttcactttacaccatgtttgataaatctccccctaagtgttctaAGCTCCTTGAGGGTTCTGTCTGGGAATAACTATCCGCTGGGAACTCGTACATGATGACCCCAAATACTTTTCACTTTTCAGCAAAAGGATCAGAGACCTGAAATCCAACATTCCTGATCCTTCTTCCCACCTGACATCATCTTTTGAGTGACAGTCGGGAGGCCCCCTcgttgtgtagtcccccttatataCATTTTTCACTACATCCCGAAGTCACCCAGAATATGTACTGTGTGAACTTCCTACAGCTGATCATTGTAATCCTATCCTTACTCATACCATAACCACAATCATAAATGCGGTACCTAGGGGCATCATAGgcagctgagggtagtagttctTTG from Dendropsophus ebraccatus isolate aDenEbr1 chromosome 1, aDenEbr1.pat, whole genome shotgun sequence includes these protein-coding regions:
- the LOC138788635 gene encoding aldo-keto reductase family 1 member C1-like, whose translation is MALKPDSYFVLNDGHKIPVIGFGTYAPEPYTKEQAEESVKVAIEVGYRHLDGAFMYGNEVEVGKGINSKIADGTVKREDIFYTGKLWNNNHSPERVRPALEHSLKDLQLDYMDLFIIHCPVDFQPGDNPFPKNENGKDIFHNTDIRDTWKAMEVCKDAGLVRSIGVSNFNRRQLELILNMPGLKYKPACNQVECHIYLNQSKLLEFCKSHDIVLVAYGVLGTSRAEGWYDQDSPRVLEDPVLNTVAKKLDRSPAQVTMRYLMQRGIVALAKSFSPERIKQNFQVFDFELSDEDVKTLDGVNKNFRYLTLDSWKEHPEYPFHDEY